ATCTTCAATATCCTTATTAGGCTTAATACCTCTAGCTATAAACTCCTTTATTGCTCTAGTTATCTCTGAGCTTCCCAGCATCTTTCTAAATTCTAAAACTCTTCTATCTTCACCTGTAAGAGCAAGCCATTTCTCCTCCCACTCACCACTACCCTCTGCTATTTCCATAGCTGCTAATATTAATGGATATATAAAGGAATACAAACACTCACATCCATCATCTCCCCATGCTGTTACCATAAAACCTTCTACACCTTCTTCTCTAGCAGCTCCTAGAAATCTTCTGAGATTTGCTAAAGCCTTGTCAAAATCTGGATAGAATAAATTCCAATTCCATATGCCTGGACATACAATCTGCCTAAATCCTCTCTCCTTAAACAACCTTATACTATTCCTAAAATATTCTTTATCCCTCAGACTATAGTCCCAGTTTGCAATTATAGCTTCTCTCCATATAGGTTCACTAAGTAGTTTCTCCCAATACTCTCTTTCTATACCTAGCTCCCTTAGAAATACACCTGAGATCATATCACCCCATAGAAGTGGTATTCTATTATACCTCCTAACAATTTCTATAAGTCTTGAGTGATGTTCTGCATATAGCCTAGGACCCTCAAATTTTCCGAGTCTATCAAGACTTCTACCTCTACCAAGAACCCATGTTTCATCACCACCTATATGTATATATCTAGATTCTGTTTTCATTATGGCTTCCTCTAGAAGATCTTCAGCAAATTTTCTTGCTTCTGGATTTGATAGATCTAATACACCGGATCCAAGAATATCTTCAAAAGGCTGCCACTCGCTATACTCTCTATACTTTGGTAATACAAGTATTCTCTCCATATGCCCTGAGAGTTCTAGTGATG
Above is a genomic segment from Ignisphaera aggregans DSM 17230 containing:
- a CDS encoding Glycoside hydrolase, family 20, catalytic core (COGs: COG3525 N-acetyl-beta-hexosaminidase~InterPro IPR001540:IPR015883~KEGG: tpe:Tpen_1297 glycoside hydrolase family protein~PFAM: Glycoside hydrolase, family 20, catalytic core~SPTR: A1RZR5 Glycoside hydrolase, family 20~PFAM: Glycosyl hydrolase family 20, catalytic domain), with translation MERKPIVIPEPIEIKFDGMWTDVDGFSNLDEFISREFKVPKGSWEIVEVFGKGTGLRILPSRRVEVWGDRRIYLATLLQLFIQGRGKLPIVEVRESLRFNFRGFHLDVARGGVATIDTLKALLRWLFLLKYNYFALYVEDLFPWDRYPDIGVHRGRYSNEEWRELIEYGKRLGIEVFPSLELSGHMERILVLPKYREYSEWQPFEDILGSGVLDLSNPEARKFAEDLLEEAIMKTESRYIHIGGDETWVLGRGRSLDRLGKFEGPRLYAEHHSRLIEIVRRYNRIPLLWGDMISGVFLRELGIEREYWEKLLSEPIWREAIIANWDYSLRDKEYFRNSIRLFKERGFRQIVCPGIWNWNLFYPDFDKALANLRRFLGAAREEGVEGFMVTAWGDDGCECLYSFIYPLILAAMEIAEGSGEWEEKWLALTGEDRRVLEFRKMLGSSEITRAIKEFIARGIKPNKDIEDRLKQVLSYVEGIPLSRDLMFMKKVVEVMIRAIYDKVTVSDFIGLANEYATLWLSERKKQNLDYVYRKFWISASRLDLSKLIE